CGAGTCCCTTGACGTCCTCGTCGAGCTCCTCGACCGGCTTGCCGGCCTTCTCCGCCGCCTCGCGGATGGCGTCGGTGGTCTTGTCGACCGTGCCCTTCGCCGCGTCCGTGGCCTTCTCGGCAGCCTTCTCGACGGGCTTGTCAGCCGCCTCGTCGGCAGCCGTGTCCGTGGTCTTGGCGGCAGCGGACTTCGAGGGCTCCGGGGTCGCGGTGGCCGACGGGCTCGCCGTCTCCTTGTCCGGTCCGTCGAGGAGATCCTTGAGCTTGTCGCCCCAGCCCAGCGGGTCGAGCGGGTTCGTCGACTTCGTGGGAGTGGGACTCGGGCTCGCCGTCGCTGCCGGGGCGTCGGCGCTCTTCCTGGCCGCGTCGGCCGCCGCTTCGTCGGTGGCGCTCGCCGACGCCGACGGGGTGGCCGTGGGCTTCGCGGTCGCCTCGTCGCTCTTGGCCGGCGTGGGCTCGGCTTTCTCCGTTGCCGACGGGGACGGCGTCTTCGACGCCGAGGGCGACGGTTCCGCCGACTCGCTCGGCTCGTCGGAGCGGGTCACACAGGGGCCGGGCGCGAAGGGAATGTCGGTGGCGTCGTCGGCCATCGCGAGCTTGGGGGTGAGCCCCATCCCTACGAAGACCGCCGTCGGCATCGCGGCGAGCGCGAACGCCTTCTTGCCGGCGGGCATGTGCAGCTTCGTCAGCAGCGACTTCCTAGGGGCTGCGTGGCGCGGCCCTCTTCGCTCGTCGAGCTCGCTCTCGCCCGAGGCGTTCACCTGCCTGTCGTCACCCCGCACGATGCCTCCCGCCGTCGGCCTCGACTGTCGAGCCGTACTTCGCCGGCTGCTGTTCGGGAACGCTCATCCCGTGGAGCGCGCCCTCGGGGTGGACCGGGGCGGCCTGCTCGTCCTTCGCGAACGAGATGCCCTCCGGTGCTTCCTCGCCAGGAGCGCCCGCGTCCGGTCCGGCCTCGTCCGCCTTCGGCTCACCCGGGGCCCAGGACACGGAGAGCGCGCCACCGATCAGGGAGAACAGGAAGCCGATCAAGAAGCCGCCGATGTTGGCGACGGGTATGGAGATCAGTGCCAGCAGGATCGACGCGACACCGGCGAACACCCGGACGATGTGGTGGAACCACATCGTCAGACCCAGCGTGATCAGCAGGACCCCGATGATGAGCGATCCGGCGCCCGCGGTGGTGGACATGGCCAGCGTCACGTTGCCGAGGTGCATGTTCGCGTACGGGAAGTACGCGATGGGTACGCCGCC
This genomic interval from Streptomyces sp. NBC_00464 contains the following:
- a CDS encoding DUF6114 domain-containing protein; the protein is MSPESQGQNEHYLSVFRRTFRTWRGNRPFWAGLFTMLGGVPIAYFPYANMHLGNVTLAMSTTAGAGSLIIGVLLITLGLTMWFHHIVRVFAGVASILLALISIPVANIGGFLIGFLFSLIGGALSVSWAPGEPKADEAGPDAGAPGEEAPEGISFAKDEQAAPVHPEGALHGMSVPEQQPAKYGSTVEADGGRHRAG